Proteins from a single region of Nocardioides anomalus:
- a CDS encoding alpha/beta fold hydrolase, whose protein sequence is MVEHLEVEGGTLAYELSGTGPLVVLAHGMGNDRAAYRFLVPQLVAAGYRVANLDVRGCGESTATFASYSRTDIAGDLVALVRHLGGPAVLVGHSISGGAVTIAAAEAPELVSGVVELAPFTRKQSFRLGDLRSRTYRQGMGRLVRTGLFGSRKAWRSYLELAFPGRRPADWDADLARLDEQLGAGGRMRTLQAMGRSAPADAGARLGDVRCPVLVVEGSRDPDWVDARAEGEAVVAALPGGLGRLAVVEGAGHYPHTQFPDETAALVVSFLREHAGA, encoded by the coding sequence CGGGACGGGCCCGCTCGTGGTCCTGGCCCACGGGATGGGCAACGACCGGGCGGCCTACCGCTTCCTGGTCCCGCAGCTGGTGGCGGCGGGCTACCGGGTCGCGAACCTCGACGTGCGCGGCTGCGGGGAGTCGACGGCGACGTTCGCGTCGTACTCGCGGACCGACATCGCCGGCGACCTGGTGGCGCTGGTGCGGCACCTGGGCGGGCCGGCGGTGCTGGTCGGCCACTCGATCTCGGGTGGCGCGGTGACCATCGCGGCAGCCGAGGCCCCGGAGCTGGTGTCGGGCGTGGTCGAGCTGGCGCCGTTCACGCGCAAGCAGTCGTTCCGGCTCGGCGACCTGCGTTCGCGGACCTACCGCCAGGGCATGGGGCGGCTGGTCCGGACCGGGCTCTTCGGCAGCCGCAAGGCCTGGCGCTCCTACCTCGAGCTGGCCTTCCCGGGCCGGCGGCCGGCGGACTGGGACGCCGACCTCGCGCGCCTGGACGAGCAGCTGGGCGCCGGTGGCCGGATGCGGACCCTGCAGGCGATGGGGAGGTCGGCGCCGGCGGACGCGGGCGCGCGGCTGGGCGACGTGCGGTGCCCCGTGCTGGTCGTGGAGGGCTCGCGGGACCCGGACTGGGTCGACGCCCGGGCCGAGGGCGAGGCCGTCGTCGCGGCGCTGCCGGGCGGGCTCGGGCGGCTCGCGGTGGTGGAGGGCGCGGGCCACTACCCCCACACCCAGTTCCCGGACGAGACGGCGGCGCTGGTGGTCTCGTTCCTGCGGGAGCACGCGGGTGCCTAG
- a CDS encoding ERCC4 domain-containing protein gives MVEAGAVLVDHRERGSGIPEALVAAGLDVELTDLPVGDYVLGPGLAVERKGPTDLGASIRDGRIFEQAVRLQSAFVQAVLVVEGEPRGIAEDAWRGAVCRLVEDGFTVLHSLDAEDTAAWILRLAKRARRAAPTLRTEGPRRSPRHPSAQAEAMLSVVPGVSTPMARTLLAAYGSVEAIAHAAPDGLRTHPGIGRVRAERLAEALHGPYVVPDDREPEPGRALRESRPPRRWLLTTGDPDAEPASYDRRAIAVRALRSAPPGTQLVDSLTGEVVAPLG, from the coding sequence GTGGTCGAGGCGGGTGCGGTGCTCGTGGACCACCGCGAGCGCGGCAGCGGCATCCCCGAGGCGCTGGTCGCGGCCGGCCTCGACGTCGAGCTGACCGACCTGCCCGTCGGCGACTACGTCCTCGGCCCCGGCCTCGCGGTGGAGCGCAAGGGACCCACCGACCTGGGCGCGTCCATCCGCGACGGCCGCATCTTCGAGCAGGCCGTGCGCCTGCAGTCGGCCTTCGTCCAGGCCGTGCTCGTCGTCGAGGGCGAGCCCCGGGGCATCGCCGAGGACGCCTGGCGGGGCGCCGTGTGCCGCCTCGTGGAGGACGGCTTCACCGTCCTGCACAGCCTGGACGCCGAGGACACCGCGGCCTGGATCCTCCGGCTGGCCAAGCGCGCCCGCCGCGCCGCCCCCACCCTGCGCACGGAGGGCCCCCGCCGCAGCCCGCGGCACCCCTCGGCCCAGGCCGAGGCCATGCTCTCCGTCGTCCCCGGCGTCAGCACGCCGATGGCCCGGACCCTCCTCGCGGCGTACGGCAGCGTCGAGGCGATCGCCCACGCCGCCCCCGACGGCCTGCGCACCCACCCCGGCATCGGCCGGGTGCGGGCCGAGCGCCTGGCCGAGGCGCTGCACGGGCCGTACGTCGTGCCGGACGACCGGGAGCCCGAGCCCGGTCGCGCGCTCCGCGAGTCGCGCCCGCCGCGGCGCTGGCTGCTCACCACCGGCGACCCCGACGCCGAGCCCGCGTCCTACGACCGGCGCGCGATCGCCGTGCGCGCCCTGCGCTCCGCGCCGCCCGGCACCCAGCTCGTCGACAGCCTGACCGGCGAGGTCGTGGCCCCGCTAGGTTGA
- a CDS encoding NAD-dependent epimerase/dehydratase family protein, protein MSRVFVTGGSGSIGRRLVRRLVDEGHEVSGLVRSEESAALLAAAGATPVLGELTDAGTWQDALAGHEVVFHLAAETDIDADRERHQLVTVVGTEQALRAARAAGVPVFVHCGSESALLAGEPLVEVDETAPLRPDSAAAYCAAKADAERLVLEADTLGFRTVSVRPRFVWGPESSLIENLAGAARAGAFGWIEGGRFTTDVTYVDNAVEGLVLGWHRGRGGEAYFVTDRHRVVLRDFLEAQFAAHGVTEEIVDLDAATAEAVVPVPARWFIGQDCTLRTDKAVAELRYAPLVDQATGLERVRASLA, encoded by the coding sequence ATGTCACGCGTGTTCGTCACCGGAGGATCGGGCTCCATCGGACGGCGCCTGGTGCGCCGACTGGTCGACGAGGGCCACGAGGTGAGCGGCCTGGTCCGCAGCGAGGAGTCGGCCGCGCTGCTGGCCGCGGCCGGGGCGACACCGGTCCTCGGCGAGCTCACCGACGCCGGCACCTGGCAGGACGCCCTGGCCGGACACGAGGTCGTCTTCCACCTCGCCGCGGAGACCGACATCGACGCCGACCGGGAGCGGCACCAGCTGGTCACCGTCGTCGGCACCGAGCAGGCGCTCCGCGCGGCGCGGGCCGCGGGTGTGCCCGTCTTCGTCCACTGCGGCAGCGAGTCGGCGCTGCTCGCCGGCGAGCCGCTCGTCGAGGTGGACGAGACCGCACCCCTGCGCCCGGACTCCGCCGCGGCGTACTGCGCCGCCAAGGCCGACGCCGAGCGTCTGGTCCTCGAGGCCGACACCCTCGGCTTCCGCACCGTCTCGGTCCGCCCGCGCTTCGTGTGGGGGCCGGAGAGCTCGCTCATCGAGAACCTGGCCGGCGCCGCCCGGGCGGGCGCCTTCGGGTGGATCGAGGGCGGCCGGTTCACCACCGACGTCACCTACGTCGACAACGCCGTCGAGGGGCTCGTCCTGGGGTGGCACCGGGGCCGCGGCGGCGAGGCCTACTTCGTCACCGACCGCCACCGCGTCGTGCTCCGCGACTTCCTCGAGGCCCAGTTCGCGGCGCACGGCGTCACCGAGGAGATCGTGGACCTCGACGCGGCCACCGCCGAGGCCGTGGTGCCGGTGCCGGCCCGGTGGTTCATCGGGCAGGACTGCACGCTGCGCACCGACAAGGCCGTCGCCGAGCTCAGGTACGCCCCGCTCGTCGACCAGGCCACCGGCCTGGAGCGGGTCCGCGCCTCACTGGCCTGA
- a CDS encoding fatty acid desaturase family protein: MAQDTLTPLPASGVEVDAALDTRTLERELDAVRARVVASLGADDAAYIRRLILVQRCLELGSRAVLVVGSRSRLGWLAGTSGLALAKVLDNMEIGHNILHGQWDWMRDPEIHSTTWEWDHASPAAQWKRAHNETHHKFTNIVGHDNDLGYGIMRVCEDQPWQRWHLAQPALNFLTACVFEWGIAMYDADLGSAVAGKAQLDDSQRDRLRATLRKIGRQVTKDYVVLPALAGLSGRRNVRRTLAAAAVANLVRNLWSHSVIMCGHFPEGVETFETESLDPDETRGEWYERQARGSANISGGPLLHLLTGNLSHQVEHHLFPDLPSNRYAEVAAEVEPILRRHGLDYHSAPFLQQLGSAWHRVLRLSLPDGWAPPRSAPAAARRFATFLQR; this comes from the coding sequence ATGGCGCAGGACACCCTGACCCCACTCCCCGCCTCGGGCGTCGAGGTCGACGCCGCGCTGGACACCCGCACGCTCGAGCGCGAGCTGGACGCGGTGCGCGCCCGGGTCGTCGCCAGCCTGGGTGCCGACGATGCGGCGTACATCCGCCGGCTGATCCTGGTGCAGCGGTGCCTGGAGCTCGGCAGCCGGGCGGTGCTGGTCGTCGGCTCGCGCTCACGGCTCGGCTGGCTGGCCGGGACGAGCGGCCTGGCCCTGGCCAAGGTCCTGGACAACATGGAGATCGGGCACAACATCCTCCACGGGCAGTGGGACTGGATGCGTGACCCGGAGATCCACTCCACGACCTGGGAGTGGGACCACGCCTCCCCCGCGGCGCAGTGGAAGCGGGCGCACAACGAGACCCACCACAAGTTCACCAACATCGTGGGCCACGACAACGACCTCGGCTACGGGATCATGCGGGTCTGCGAGGACCAGCCGTGGCAGCGCTGGCACCTGGCCCAGCCCGCCCTCAACTTCCTCACCGCGTGCGTCTTCGAGTGGGGCATCGCGATGTACGACGCCGACCTCGGCAGCGCCGTGGCCGGCAAGGCCCAGCTCGACGACAGCCAGCGCGACCGGCTGCGGGCGACGCTGCGCAAGATCGGCCGTCAGGTGACCAAGGACTACGTCGTGCTCCCCGCACTGGCCGGGCTGTCCGGGCGGCGCAACGTCCGTCGGACCCTGGCCGCCGCCGCGGTGGCCAACCTGGTGCGCAACCTGTGGTCGCACTCGGTCATCATGTGCGGCCACTTCCCCGAGGGCGTCGAGACCTTCGAGACCGAGAGCCTGGACCCCGACGAGACACGCGGTGAGTGGTACGAGCGCCAGGCGCGCGGCTCGGCCAACATCAGCGGCGGCCCGTTGCTGCACCTGCTGACCGGGAACCTGTCGCACCAGGTCGAGCACCACCTGTTCCCCGACCTGCCCAGCAACCGCTACGCCGAGGTCGCGGCCGAGGTCGAGCCGATCCTGCGGCGCCACGGGCTGGACTACCACTCCGCGCCGTTCCTGCAGCAGCTCGGATCCGCCTGGCACCGCGTGCTCCGACTGTCGCTGCCGGACGGGTGGGCTCCCCCGCGGAGCGCACCCGCCGCCGCGCGCCGGTTCGCCACGTTCCTCCAGCGCTGA
- a CDS encoding LysR family transcriptional regulator, translating to MPTLRALECLVAVADCGSITQAALHLHSSQPAVSHQLATLEREARTPLVRRVPRGVVLTPAGRAALAHARTAVEAASSSVRAARAVDEGTAGTVRLAVAQSLTVALAAPTIRDWHRRRPDVSVALRELVVMDDAVTALEAGEVDLALVPAPAPASLHAVEVAEEEVVLTAAADHPLAARAAVRLEELEGLDLVHFAPENSLRGWLDEHLVRARVRATPVVRTAVTAAAPQLAAAGLGVAVTPVSAVTDGFPGAVRPFEPRWTRRLLAVTLAEPDPLVARFVADVRRRGLRVPGAVRRQLG from the coding sequence GTGCCGACGCTGCGCGCCCTGGAGTGCCTGGTGGCCGTGGCGGACTGCGGCTCGATCACGCAGGCGGCCCTGCACCTGCACTCCTCGCAGCCGGCGGTCTCACACCAGCTCGCCACGCTCGAGCGTGAGGCGCGCACCCCGCTGGTGCGCCGGGTCCCGCGGGGCGTGGTGCTGACACCGGCCGGGCGCGCCGCACTGGCGCACGCCCGCACCGCGGTCGAGGCGGCGTCCTCGTCGGTGCGGGCCGCGCGGGCGGTCGACGAAGGCACCGCCGGCACGGTGCGGTTGGCGGTGGCCCAGAGCCTGACCGTGGCCCTGGCCGCGCCGACCATCCGGGACTGGCACCGCCGCCGCCCCGACGTGAGCGTCGCGCTCCGCGAGCTCGTGGTCATGGACGACGCGGTGACCGCACTGGAGGCCGGCGAGGTCGACCTCGCACTGGTGCCGGCCCCCGCTCCCGCGAGCCTGCACGCCGTGGAGGTGGCCGAGGAGGAGGTCGTCCTGACCGCGGCGGCCGACCACCCCCTGGCGGCGCGGGCGGCGGTCCGGCTCGAGGAGCTCGAGGGCCTCGACCTGGTGCACTTCGCACCGGAGAACAGCCTGCGCGGGTGGCTCGACGAGCACCTCGTCCGGGCCAGAGTGCGCGCCACACCGGTGGTGCGCACCGCGGTGACGGCGGCCGCCCCCCAGCTCGCCGCGGCCGGCCTCGGCGTCGCCGTGACGCCGGTCAGCGCCGTCACCGACGGCTTCCCCGGTGCGGTCCGCCCGTTCGAGCCCCGGTGGACGCGCCGCCTGCTCGCCGTCACCCTCGCCGAGCCCGATCCGCTGGTGGCGCGGTTCGTGGCCGACGTGCGTCGCCGCGGGCTCCGGGTCCCGGGGGCGGTGCGGAGGCAGCTGGGCTGA
- a CDS encoding TetR/AcrR family transcriptional regulator: MPRAGLDPDKVTAAAAALADEVGLPGVTMGALAERLSVKAPSLYKHVAGQAELQQRIAVLAVVELGDELRDAIQGRSGRDALTAAASAVRRFVVEHPGRYAATIRITGDPHDEPLAAAGARVLESLAAVLAAYDLQPGDTVHALRMLRSVFTGFATLEAAGGFQLDTDVEESFAWLVDFCDRGLRARSGQ, translated from the coding sequence GTGCCTAGGGCGGGGCTGGACCCCGACAAGGTCACGGCCGCCGCCGCGGCGCTGGCCGACGAGGTCGGGCTGCCGGGCGTGACCATGGGCGCGCTGGCCGAGCGCCTCTCGGTCAAGGCGCCGTCGCTCTACAAGCACGTGGCCGGCCAGGCCGAGCTCCAGCAGCGGATCGCGGTGCTCGCGGTCGTCGAGCTCGGCGACGAGCTGCGCGACGCGATCCAGGGCCGCTCGGGCCGGGACGCACTGACCGCGGCGGCCTCGGCGGTGCGCCGGTTCGTGGTCGAGCACCCGGGGCGCTACGCCGCGACCATCCGCATCACCGGCGACCCGCACGACGAGCCCCTGGCCGCGGCCGGTGCGCGGGTGCTGGAGTCGCTGGCCGCCGTGCTGGCGGCGTACGACCTGCAGCCGGGGGACACCGTGCACGCGCTGCGGATGCTGCGCTCGGTCTTCACCGGCTTCGCCACGCTGGAGGCCGCGGGCGGCTTCCAGCTGGACACCGACGTCGAGGAGAGCTTCGCCTGGCTGGTCGACTTCTGCGACCGCGGGCTGCGGGCCCGGTCAGGCCAGTGA